TGTCATCCAGGTGTAAATTATACATCTATTCTTTTCCGTCAAAACAGTAAGTACAAAGTTTACACGAATCTATTCCGATGGATTCTATCAGATCATCAAGACGATGATAACTGAGAGTTGTGAAATTTTGTCTTTTTCTGATTTCTTCCAGCAGCCATGCGTAGCGCTCACTTTCCGGGTCAGTATATTCGCTTAATACACTTTTGTCATGCTCACCTTCTCTTTCCCTGATAATCTGTCTGGTAATCAAATCCAGTTCCGATTTGAGACGAGAAAAATTCAAAAATTTACATCCAAAAATAAGGGGTGGGCATGCTGGCCGTACGTGAACCTCTTTTGCACCGCTTTGATATAAGAATTCGGTCGTTTCCCGAAGCTGTGTCCCTCTTACGATAGAATCATCAATGAGCAAAAGTCTTTTATTCTCAATCAATGTTTTTACCGGAATCAGCTTCATCCTGGCTATCAGATTCCTCTGATCCTGGCTTGTAGGCATAAAGGATCTGGGCCATGTAGGTGTGTATTTGATAAAAGGACGCGCATAAGGAATTTTCGATTCGTTTGAATACCCTATGGCATGAGCGATTCCTGAGTCAGGAACGCCGGCAACAATATCCGGATTTACGCTCCCTTTGTCCCTCATGGCCAGCATCTTACCACATCTATAGCGCATCTCCTCCACATTTATTCCCTCATAAGAGGATGTGGGATAGCCGTAATAAACCCACAGGAAAGAGCATATCTTCATCTTTTTTCCCGGTAGTACAAGTGTTTCTATTCCTTCAGGTGTTACTTTTACAATTTCTCCCGGGCCCAGTTCATGACAATCCGAATACCCCAGGTTAATATATGCAAAATTCTCGAAAGACACACAGTAAGCGTCTTCCTTCTGACCAATGGCAAGCGGCGTTCTGCCCAGCTTGTCCCTCGCGGCAATTAAACCTTCCTTCGTCATCAAGAGCACAGATATCGAACCATCCACCACATCCTGAACATAGCGGATTCCGTCCGTCAATGTATCTTCCTTACAAATTAATGCAGCAATCAATTCTGTACAATTAATCTGTCCCCCGCTCATTTCCTGAAAATGTGTGTTTCCATTGGCGTAAACAGCCTGTAACAGCTCGTCCATATTGTTAATTTTTCCAACGGTTGTTATCGCGAAACTGCCCAGATGGGACTGTACCAGCAATGGCTGCGGATCATAGTCTGAGATACAGCCGATTCCAAGATTTCCCTTTAAATCCGCCAGGTCACGGTCAAACTTTGTCCGAAACGGTGAATTTTCAATATCATGTATAGATCTATTAAAACCATCCGGTCCATAAACCGCCATTCCACCACGTCTGGTACCCAGATGTGAGTGATAATCCACTCCATAAAAAAGTTCCAACGTACAACTGGATTTGGATGCAACACCAAAAAAACCTCCCATGCCTGTATGTCCCCCTTCTTTTTTGCTTCTATCGCATAATCACATCCGCCTGTTTCCTTGGCGCCGTTCTTTTATAAGTAACTGCGGGATATCCAAGCAGCATACAGCAGGAAACCGTCTTTTCTCCGACTTCAAGCCACTTACGAAGTACGGGGCTGGATGTAAGAATGCGCTGTGTGTAGCCACTGTACAAGACACCTGCGCCTTCTGCTGCCGCCATATTTTCAATGTTTGCAGCTGCCAGCCCGCCATCCCACGGATTATCCGTTGCAATCACTAAAAAAGCGGGGGCATTAAAAAACAGAGTATCCTGTTCCGGATCTTTCTCCCATCTCCTGTAAAACAGGTGAAAGGCTCTTGCATAGTCCGGTTTGTTCTTCTTTAATGATTCGATAATTCCCGGCATCTCCTTCCAGACCAGAGCCTTGAATTCTTCAAGTCTTTCCTGGACAAACACAAAGGTAGTTCCCTGGAGATTTTTTGCCGTCGCAGAATACCGTCCTGCATCAAGTATCCGCAGCACAACATCCTCTTCCAACTTACGGTTCTTGAAATTTCTGATACTTCTGCGAAACTTCACCGCATGCAGATACGTTGCTGGTTCTATGTGGAATGTTTCCTTCTGATAGTTTTCCACATCCTCCATATCGTACTCCGGAATCGAAACCGCAGCTGTCGGACAAACGGCCACACAATGTCCGCACTGGATACAGGAACGGTAGTACACCGCTTTCTGATTTTCCATCTTTATCGCTTCTCCGGGACAATCTCTCCTGCAAGCTTCACATCCTATGCATGTTTCCTGATCTATCACTACCATAACTTCTCTCCCTTTTTTCTTGTCAGACCATGGTTACCCAATTACAAATATACCTCAATTGTTAATAATTAACAACCCCGAAAGCTTACGGCTGAATAGGAATATAGTATTCGCTGTTTTCACTTGCTATTTCTCTGAATCGCCTATATACTTATTTTTATAAGCAAAATATAGAGGACAGAAGAATGAACAGATTATCTACGCGCACAAAATTCCGTAATCACCCACTCATCAAAACCTTATTCGGACTTGATGGAAATGCAAAAGTTCTGACCCTGCTGGAACCGCTCTGGGGAATCCCTGCTAATTTAATTACCCCCTATGCAACTCTGTACATGTACGCACTTGGTGTAGATGATGTACAGATTGGAACATTGATGTCCGTCAGTATGTTTATACAGGTTTTTTTTGCGTTCGGAGGAGGTATTATCGCCGATAAAGCCGGCAGAAAGAATACCTGTATTTTCGGTGACATCTTTGGCTGGTGTATTCCTTGTATCATCTGGGCAGTTTCTCAGAATTTCTGGTTTTTTCTCGCAGCAATCATGCTAAACAGCTTTGAACAGGTAAACCAGACCGCCTGGAACTGTCTTTTAATCGAGGATGCCAGACCGGGGGACGTGCTGCATATCTATTCCTGGATTACGATTGCAGGATTAATGGCTGTGTTCTTCGCCCCGATTTCAGGCCTCATTATCAGAAGGACTTCACTTGTCCCTGTTATGCGGGTATTATACGCTGTATTTGGTGTCTGCATGATGATAAAGTGTCTGATAACCATACTGTTTACGAGCGAAACAACGCAGGGGCAAAGACGAAGAAAAGAGACCCGGCATCAAAGTGTCCTGTACATGGTTCGCGAATACAAGTATATTCTGCCGAAGATATTTAAAGACCGTCCGACCATGAAGATATTGGCTATTATGGTTCTGCTTTTTATGACCACGCAGATAACCAACAATTTCTTTGCATTGTACACAACTGAAAATCTGCTGATTCCTAAGAGTGCTCTGTCATTTTTCCCGATTTTGAGATCTGTAATCATGCTGATTTTCATGTTCGCCATGCAGGAACGCTTGCAGGATCTGCCTTTCCGTTATCCGATGGCAATTGGATTTTTTCTCTACATATGTGCTCAGGCTGTGCTGATTTTCAGCCCCCAGCGAAGCTTCCTGTTCATTATCTTATACACGCTTTTGGAAGCCTTTGCATTCGCGCTGGTGGTTCCCCGAAAGGATTCCATGCTGGCTCTCTATGTGGATCCCGAGGAACGCGCCAGAATTGTAAGCGTACTTGGCGTGACCATGTTTGTATTTGCCTCCCCATCCGGCTACATCGCGGGACAGCTCTCCAGCATTAACAGGCAACTGCCATTTTATTTAAATATGGCCCTTTTCGTAATTGCTTTCTTTATTACCATACGTTTCAAGGATCCTTTGCCGACACATACAGAGCTAGATGATGACTAAAAAAGGAAAATAATATGTTCAAAAAATTTTTTAAGTATACAAAAAGCTATAAAAAAGAAGGGATTACAGGTCTTATATGCTGTATTCTTGAAGCCGTTTTTGAGATTATGATCCCTTCCTTTATGGCAAAGATTATTGATGTTGGAATTACTAGTGGGGATACCTCTTATATCCTCAGAATCGGATTTCTTATCCTGGTGCTGTCTATTCTCTCTTTTGTCTTTGGCCGGGGATGCAGTAATAATTTTTCAACCTTCGGTAATGGGTTCACTGCAGAAATAAGGGATGCCGAATACAAGAAAATACAATCCTTTGCCTTTTCCAATATGGACAATTTCACCACTCCTTCACTGATTACCAGGCTGACTTCTGATATCACAATCATCCAGAACGCCATCGTACCAGGCATCCGCTCCATATTCCGTGCACCGATTCTGTTTACGTCCGGGATTATCATGGCTACGATGATGAGCAGGGAACTGGCTGTCGTGTTTTTTATAGCTGCTCCTATCTTAGGTATTCTGCTGTTTCTGATCGTCAAAAATCTGGCACCCATCTATCATCGAATGCAGCACACCTATGATGTATTAAATCGTGTAACACAGGAAAATCTCAGGGCCATACGTCTTGTAAAGGCATATGCAAGGGAAGATTACGAATCCGAAAAATTCAAATCCGTCACCGAAGATCTTAAAGATATTTCCATTCAGGCCTATGGGCTTTCCATGCTGAATGCACCCGCCATGCAGTTTGTCATGTATGGTACTATCGTCTGCCTTATCTGGTTTGGCGGAAAGCTTGTTATCTCCGATCGTTTGATGGTTGGACAGCTGACAGGGTTTTTAAGCTATGTTCTTCAGATATTAAACTCGCTGATGTTAATTTCTTCTGTATTTATTAATTTAACAAAAGCAATGGAATCCTTTAAACGTATAGAAGAAGTCCTGGACGAAAAAATCGAATTGACAGATGAAGGAAACTCAGCAAAGCGAATAGAAAAAGGTTCCGTAAGGATGGAGCATGTATCCTTTAAATACAGCAAAGATGCGAAAGAATATGTTTTAAGCGATATCAATTTGACAATTTATCCTGGAGAAACCATTGGAATCCTGGGCGGAACCGGCTCATCCAAGACCTCCCTTGTACAACTTATTCCAAGGCTATACGATGCAACTTCAGGAACTGTCTATATTGATGATGTCCCGGTAAAATCTTACCCCCTGAATCATGTCAGAGACAGGGTCGGCATTGTTCTTCAAAAGAATACACTGTTCAGTGGAAGCATCGACGAAAACCTGAGATGGGGAAATGAAGATGCCCTCACCGGCGACATCCGGAAGGTATCAGATATTGCATGTGCAAGTGAATTTATTGAGAACAAAGAACAAGGATATGAAACCTTCGTAGAGGAAGGCGGTAATAACTTCTCCGGCGGACAGAAGCAGAGGCTCTGCATTGCCAGGACTTTATTAAAAAATCCAAAAATTCTGATACTGGATGACTCTACCTCCGCCCTTGATATGGCAACAGAAAAAAGACTCTACGAAAATCTTGAGGCTTATCAGCCCAATATCACAAAGATTATCATAGCACAACGCATATCTTCAGTGATGCATGCGGATCGTATTATTCTATTGGATGACGGGAAAGTGGACGAAATCAATACCCCCGAAGAATTGCTTTCGCATAACAAAATATTTAAGGAAATATATGCATCTCAAAAGAAAGGAGGCGCTTTACATGACTAAAAGGAAAAACATGGTCCAGACTCTTATGCGGTTTTCCCATTATCTTAAGCCGGCCAGATATCTTTTGGTTTTAGTTGTGCTCCTGTCAGGAATCAGCGGCCTTGTAGGAATTACCGGATCGTTTCTGCTGCGTCCTATCATTAATAATTATATTATACCCGGGGACGTACATGGTTTGTCTTACGCAGTAATCGTACTTACAGTTATCTATCTGTCCGGTGCCGTCTCCACCCTTTTATGCAACAGGCTCATGGTCAAAATAACCCAGAAAATTATCTTTGATCTCCGCATGGACTTATTTTATCATGTAGACTCGCTTCCCCTGGGATTCTTTGATGCTGTCAGCGACGGCAGCGTAATGAGCTATTTTACGAATGATATTGATACAATAGAAAATGCATTAAACACTTGTTTTTCCCTGATGATGCAAAGTTTTGTCACTGTTTTGGGTTCCATTATCATGATGTTCGTCCTGAACATCCCCCTAACCTTCTTCACGATGGTCTGCTTTGCAGTTATCGTGTTTATCATCTATTACAACAGCAAAACCTCAAAAATCTTTTATGGTAAACGGCAGAAATATGCCGCTGATTTGAATGGTTTCGTAAAAGAGATGATGGAGGGGCAAAAGGTTGAAAAGGTATTTGGACATGAAGAAAAGAACTTAAAAGACTTCAAGGTACTTAACAATCATTTACGAATTGCATCCACAAAAGCTTTTTCATATGCCGGAGTTATGGTCCCTATGGTGGTCAGCATTGGATTCATCAACTACACGTTTACTGCAAGTGCAGGGGGCTTCATGGTGATAAAAGGCCTGCTGGATATAGGTACATTGGCCTCTTATCTGATTTTTGTAAGACAATTTTCCGTGCCTGTCAATCAGTTTACACAACAGATTAACCTTTTTCTCTCCGCTGTATCAGGTGCTGAAAGAATTTTTCATATTATGGATATTGAAGCGGAAATTGATGAAGGTACAGTTTCCCTTACCCATCCCAAAGGTGATGTCCGTTTTCAGGATGTAATTTTTGGATATAACGCAAAAAAACGGATTTTAAACAAGATTACACTCTATGCCAAACCCGGTCAGAAAATTGCATTTGTCGGATCTACCGGCGCAGGTAAAACCACAATTATCAATCTGATCAACCGGTTTTATGAGATACAGAACGGTAAGATCACCTATGACGGAATTGATATCAGAAACATAAAAAAACAGGATTTGCGGAAATCTCTGTCTCTTGTATTGCAGGACACGCATCTGTTCACTGGTACCATCTTTGATAATATCCGGTATGGAAACCTGAATGCCACTGATGAAGAAGTTATAGCCGCTGCAAAACTCTCCAATGCGGATTCTTTTATCCGGAGGCTTCCGATGGGATATGATACTATATTAGTAAATGACGGAGATAACCTTTCCCTTGGTCAGAGACAGCTCCTGTCCATAGCCAGGGCTGCCCTGTCCAATCCCCCCGTGTTGATTCTGGATGAAGCAACAAGCTCCATCGATACACGTACCGAGGAGCTTGTTGAAGCTGGTATGGATGCTATCATGGAAAATAAGACAGTATTCGTGATTGCTCACAGACTATCTACTGTCCGCAATGCCAATGTAATACTGGTCCTGGATCAGGGTGCCGTTGTGGAACGGGGAAATCATGAAGAGCTCATGGCTTTAAAGGGCCGTTATTATGAGCTGTATCATGGAACCAGAGAATTGGCATAAACGATGATCATAACAAAGAAAACATCAGGAAAAGGCTTGACATCAGTGAGGATACCAGTGAAACCACCGTAATCTGCGTATTAATAGAGGGGCCTGCAGTATCCTTAAAAGGATCACCTACCGTATCTCCTATAACAGCAGCTTTATGTGCTTCACTGCCCTTTCCTCCATGATTTCCGGATTCCACATATTTCTTGGAATTATCCCACAGCCCTCCTGTATTGCTCATAAATAAAGCAAGAAGAAGTCCGCTTACAATATTACCCACCAGGAAGCCTCCGATTGCCGTTACCCCACCTATGAATCCCACGGCAAGCGTGGCGATAATGCTCATAAGTCCGGCCGGTATCAGCTCATGGATTGCGCCATGGGTGGCAATTTCAATACACCGGTCGTATTCAGGAACCACACCTTTTTTTCCCTCCTTAAGACCAACTATTTCACGGAACTGACGGTGAATTTCTTCTACCATGCGCTGGGCATTGCGATTTACTCCGAGCATCAGCATAGCGCTGAATACCGCCGGTATTGCCGCACCAACCAACATACCAAAGAACACCTCAGGATTCATCACATCAAATCCGTTCAGATACTTCTCCCCTGCCGCAACCAGCCCGGCCTCTGCCGCCGCAACATTTACTTCACTGATAAATGCACCCAGAAGTGCAATAACTGTAAGTCCGGCAGCTCCTATTGCGAATCCCTTTGTCACCGCCTTTACCGTATTCCCTGCGCTGTCAAGTGAATCGGTGATGTCAAGAACCTCATCGCCCAGATCACCCATCTCTGCGAGACCGCGGGCATTGTCCACGATAGGGCCATAGGCATCATTCGATATAATCATACCCACAATTGAGAGCATTCCCACTGCGGCCATGGATATCCCAAACAAGGCATAATCACTTCCGAGCGGCTCACAAAGCTTATAAGAAATAAGCGCAGATATGCCAATCCCTGCAAGGGCAGGCAAGGTGGACAGAAAACCGTAGGACATCCCGGAAAGAATCGTAAAAGCAGGTCCCGATTCACTGGCCCGGGCAGTTTTGCGAACCGGATTTCTGCGGTCATCGGTAAAATAGTCACTGGCTATTCCTATAATCACCCCTACAAGTAACCCTACAATACTGGCTCCCCAGATACGCCACTCCATTCCAAAAAGTGCAGTTCCAGCTGCTGTAAGTACTCCAAAAACGGCCGTGGTAACATATGTGCTCGAGTTCAATGCAAACGTCGGATTATCATTCTTGCCCATCCGCGCGGTGGCAACACCTATAATCGAAGCCAGAAGTCCCATTGCGGCATAACAAAATACCATGGCAACATTCTTTGAACCGCCTATGTTCTGATCAAGGGCTGCTCCCATAACCAGTGCTGCTGCCATAGAAGCAACATTAGAGTCAAACAGGTCGGCTCCCATACCTGCCACATCCCCCACATTATCCCCTACATTGTCGGCAATAACAGCAGGATTCCGGGGATCGTCCTCCGGGATTCCAAGTTCTACTTTCCCCGCAAGATCTGCCGAGATATCGGCTGTCTTTGTAAAGATACCACCCCCCGCCTTTGCAAACAGGGCCAGTGAGCTGGCTCCAAAGCTAAATCCCAGTAAAGTCGTGGTATCCCCTGTCAGCCAGAACACCAGAGAAACACCCAGAAGAGAAGCTCCCACCACAGCCATGCCCATCACGGCACCACCGCGAAATCCACACAGAAAAGAAAGCCGGATTCCCTTTTGAGCTGCTTCTGCTGTTTTCACATTGGCAATAGTGGCGACCATAATCCCTATCTTACCGGCAATTGCTGAGAAAATGGTGCCAAAAATATAGGCGGCGGCCATCTGTAGATTCATCAGAACTGAACCCTTCCATATAGGAATCGGAAGAAAAATGAAAATCAGAATTGCCGCTACACCACAAAATCTGGCTAATACGCTATACTCCTTATTCAGGAATGTGGTGGCCCCCTGGCGGATATAGCCGCTTATCTCCAAAATCCTGGGATTGGAAGATGGCTGGGCTTTAACCCAGGCATATAACCAGCCTGCCAGCGCAAATGCCAATAAAGATATAAGGATGGATGTGATGATGAATACTGTAGAACTCAATGATAAGATCCCCCTTTCATATTACTGCTTAATATACACCATATGCCCGGCTACACCATTTAAACACTCATCCTGCCTGCTTCAACTACTTTTCTTTAAAAAAGTGACCAATCTTTTTACAGATGGTCACTTTTTATAAAGCACGATGCTTTAGGAGCAGCCTTTTAATTCTTACAATAATTCTTCTATTTCTTTTTCAAGTAAGCTGGGATTGTAGGCAGGTGAAAAACGATTTTTTACATGCCCTTCTTTGTCAATCAGAAACTTACCAAAGTTCCACTTTATAGCACCTTCTTCGTCAAAGGAAACCAGTCCCTTCACCTTCTCTTCAAATGCTGCCGTCTCTTCATTCCCCTTATCAACAGGTGCCTGCTCTTTCAGCCATGCATATAAAGGATGTGTGTCCGGTCCGTTTACCTGCACCTTAGAAAATCGTGGAAATTTTGTCCCATAGTTTAAAGTACAAAATTCTGATATCTCAGCATCGGTTCCCGGTGCCTGCTCTAAAAACTGGTTGCAGGGGAAATCCAGAATTTCCAGTCCTTTATCCTTATACTTATCATATAGCTCCCCGAGCTCTTTATACTGAGGCGTCAGTCCACACTTTGTAGCAGTATTAACGACCAGCAAGACCTTTCCTTTATAGGTTTCCAGGGAAACCTCTTCTCCTTTATTGTTCTTTACCTTAAAATCATAAATTGTCATCTTCCTACCTCCTGATTTATTCTTTGCGTATCTTTAACTATTTTGACTTTTTCATTGAGACTTATACGTGCCTGTTATTATTAGACATCGTCCATCTCTTTTTTTATTCTTATGACAATATTATATAATTCTTTTAATATTCTTGCAACTCTTTATTTAAATAAATATTATCACAGTTCAGTCATTCAGATATAATGCCTGACTACGGTCCAGATTCCCGCATTTCAGGAATACTTTGAATATTAGATAATATAATAAAAAGAAGCTGTGAGAGCGAGGACTATATGGACCTTCTACTCAACGTAAACGTAAAGTTGCTGCTGCTTAACTATTCCGATGAAACCGTAAAGGTAGAATACCTTGATTATGTCTGGAAAATGCCGCTGATTGGCAGCAGACCTCCTTACTATATGAATCCAAGATACAATCTAAATTATCCAATTATATGATAATACCAGGGTCAAAAGGTCATGCGTTTCATGCGGGCATGAAAAATAAGGAAAGGGAATGCAAAAAAATTAAATGGATAACAAAGACTCTTATATGAACAATAATTCCAATATTCAGCAAAAGATTGATGATTTACGGAATTACTTCGAAGAAAACATGGTACTTAACCCCTATCCTATGTATCCGAATTACGGTACGATCACGCGATATGAAGATATTCCCATCAGTGTTCCGGAGCAGCACCAATTTCGCCAGCCCGGACTAGAGGAATTGATGGTACCAAGGCCAATTATCGAAAATCCTAATTACAAAGGATCCGACAAGCTTTTAGATAAAGTGGCCTTAATTACCGGTGGTGACAGTGGTATCGGTGCTGCTGTTGCAATAGCTTTTGCGAAAGAAGGGGCTGACGTCGCAATTTCCTATCTTGATGAAGAAAATGACGCCATGAGAACCAAAAACCGAATAGAGGAGCTGGGGCGCAGATGCCTTTTGCTTCCCGGGGATCTGAGAGAAAAGAAGCACTGCAAGGATATCGTCAACGATACGATGAATTTCTTTGGTCAAATAGATGTTTTATGTAATAATGCAGGTGTACAGTTTCCACAGCCAAGCCTTTTAGATATTAGTGATGAGCAATTTGATGAAACATTCAGAACAAATTTCTATCCTCATTTCTACATAACAAAGGCAGCCCTTCCTTATATGGAACCGGGCAGTTCTATCATTGGAACGGCATCTGTTGTGACTTATATGGGTGCAGATACACTTATTGATTATACTTCTACGAAGGGAGCTATTGTCGGTTTTACAAGAGCTTTAGCCAGAAATCTTGGAAAGCAAGGTATACGGGTCAATGCTGTAGCACCAGGTGAAATATGGACTCCTCTGATTCCTTCCAGTTTTTCTGCTGATACAGTAGCCGTACCAGAAGATAATATGCTGATGCGCATAGGCCAGCCCTTTGAGCTGGCACCCACTTATGTATACCTGGCCTCCGATGACTCCCGTTTTGTAACCGGTCAGGTGCTCCATGTCGATGGAGGGCAGACAACAAATTCCTAATACAGAAAACCTGCCACTGGCAGCTTTCCTTGCATACTTTGGTATAAAAATGAGCGGATATCCGCTCATTTTTATATTCATTATGATTAGTAGGCTGTCCATCCACCATCAACAACGACTGTAGCACCATTCATAAAGCTGGAATCATCGGAGGCAAGAAAAAGGGCAACATTTGCAAGCTCATCCGGTGAACCAGCTCTTGGATTTGCACCAAATCCGGCCATAGCTCTTTCCATTCTGAACGCACTGGGATGATTTATCCCTGCTTTAGCATCTGCTGAACAGCCCTACGGCTCAGTACGAAAGGAGCAGTCAGGTTTACATTGATAACACGACTCCACAATTCATCGCTTACTTCGGCAACTGGCATCATCTCGTCCATAATATAACGAACCGGTATCACGTCATCCGCATTCGGAATATGTAAAGATACCTCAAAACCAGCAACCTCTCCACCATATAAAAGTTGATTAAAATCCCGAATGCCTTTATCCGCACCATCCCCGTCCACATCTTCGGGCAGATACTTAAGTCCTTCTG
The window above is part of the Novisyntrophococcus fermenticellae genome. Proteins encoded here:
- a CDS encoding amidophosphoribosyltransferase, which translates into the protein MGGFFGVASKSSCTLELFYGVDYHSHLGTRRGGMAVYGPDGFNRSIHDIENSPFRTKFDRDLADLKGNLGIGCISDYDPQPLLVQSHLGSFAITTVGKINNMDELLQAVYANGNTHFQEMSGGQINCTELIAALICKEDTLTDGIRYVQDVVDGSISVLLMTKEGLIAARDKLGRTPLAIGQKEDAYCVSFENFAYINLGYSDCHELGPGEIVKVTPEGIETLVLPGKKMKICSFLWVYYGYPTSSYEGINVEEMRYRCGKMLAMRDKGSVNPDIVAGVPDSGIAHAIGYSNESKIPYARPFIKYTPTWPRSFMPTSQDQRNLIARMKLIPVKTLIENKRLLLIDDSIVRGTQLRETTEFLYQSGAKEVHVRPACPPLIFGCKFLNFSRLKSELDLITRQIIREREGEHDKSVLSEYTDPESERYAWLLEEIRKRQNFTTLSYHRLDDLIESIGIDSCKLCTYCFDGKE
- a CDS encoding nitroreductase family protein, with translation MVVIDQETCIGCEACRRDCPGEAIKMENQKAVYYRSCIQCGHCVAVCPTAAVSIPEYDMEDVENYQKETFHIEPATYLHAVKFRRSIRNFKNRKLEEDVVLRILDAGRYSATAKNLQGTTFVFVQERLEEFKALVWKEMPGIIESLKKNKPDYARAFHLFYRRWEKDPEQDTLFFNAPAFLVIATDNPWDGGLAAANIENMAAAEGAGVLYSGYTQRILTSSPVLRKWLEVGEKTVSCCMLLGYPAVTYKRTAPRKQADVIMR
- a CDS encoding MFS transporter; this encodes MNRLSTRTKFRNHPLIKTLFGLDGNAKVLTLLEPLWGIPANLITPYATLYMYALGVDDVQIGTLMSVSMFIQVFFAFGGGIIADKAGRKNTCIFGDIFGWCIPCIIWAVSQNFWFFLAAIMLNSFEQVNQTAWNCLLIEDARPGDVLHIYSWITIAGLMAVFFAPISGLIIRRTSLVPVMRVLYAVFGVCMMIKCLITILFTSETTQGQRRRKETRHQSVLYMVREYKYILPKIFKDRPTMKILAIMVLLFMTTQITNNFFALYTTENLLIPKSALSFFPILRSVIMLIFMFAMQERLQDLPFRYPMAIGFFLYICAQAVLIFSPQRSFLFIILYTLLEAFAFALVVPRKDSMLALYVDPEERARIVSVLGVTMFVFASPSGYIAGQLSSINRQLPFYLNMALFVIAFFITIRFKDPLPTHTELDDD
- a CDS encoding ABC transporter ATP-binding protein, which translates into the protein MFKKFFKYTKSYKKEGITGLICCILEAVFEIMIPSFMAKIIDVGITSGDTSYILRIGFLILVLSILSFVFGRGCSNNFSTFGNGFTAEIRDAEYKKIQSFAFSNMDNFTTPSLITRLTSDITIIQNAIVPGIRSIFRAPILFTSGIIMATMMSRELAVVFFIAAPILGILLFLIVKNLAPIYHRMQHTYDVLNRVTQENLRAIRLVKAYAREDYESEKFKSVTEDLKDISIQAYGLSMLNAPAMQFVMYGTIVCLIWFGGKLVISDRLMVGQLTGFLSYVLQILNSLMLISSVFINLTKAMESFKRIEEVLDEKIELTDEGNSAKRIEKGSVRMEHVSFKYSKDAKEYVLSDINLTIYPGETIGILGGTGSSKTSLVQLIPRLYDATSGTVYIDDVPVKSYPLNHVRDRVGIVLQKNTLFSGSIDENLRWGNEDALTGDIRKVSDIACASEFIENKEQGYETFVEEGGNNFSGGQKQRLCIARTLLKNPKILILDDSTSALDMATEKRLYENLEAYQPNITKIIIAQRISSVMHADRIILLDDGKVDEINTPEELLSHNKIFKEIYASQKKGGALHD
- a CDS encoding ABC transporter ATP-binding protein — its product is MTKRKNMVQTLMRFSHYLKPARYLLVLVVLLSGISGLVGITGSFLLRPIINNYIIPGDVHGLSYAVIVLTVIYLSGAVSTLLCNRLMVKITQKIIFDLRMDLFYHVDSLPLGFFDAVSDGSVMSYFTNDIDTIENALNTCFSLMMQSFVTVLGSIIMMFVLNIPLTFFTMVCFAVIVFIIYYNSKTSKIFYGKRQKYAADLNGFVKEMMEGQKVEKVFGHEEKNLKDFKVLNNHLRIASTKAFSYAGVMVPMVVSIGFINYTFTASAGGFMVIKGLLDIGTLASYLIFVRQFSVPVNQFTQQINLFLSAVSGAERIFHIMDIEAEIDEGTVSLTHPKGDVRFQDVIFGYNAKKRILNKITLYAKPGQKIAFVGSTGAGKTTIINLINRFYEIQNGKITYDGIDIRNIKKQDLRKSLSLVLQDTHLFTGTIFDNIRYGNLNATDEEVIAAAKLSNADSFIRRLPMGYDTILVNDGDNLSLGQRQLLSIARAALSNPPVLILDEATSSIDTRTEELVEAGMDAIMENKTVFVIAHRLSTVRNANVILVLDQGAVVERGNHEELMALKGRYYELYHGTRELA
- a CDS encoding sodium-translocating pyrophosphatase; amino-acid sequence: MSSTVFIITSILISLLAFALAGWLYAWVKAQPSSNPRILEISGYIRQGATTFLNKEYSVLARFCGVAAILIFIFLPIPIWKGSVLMNLQMAAAYIFGTIFSAIAGKIGIMVATIANVKTAEAAQKGIRLSFLCGFRGGAVMGMAVVGASLLGVSLVFWLTGDTTTLLGFSFGASSLALFAKAGGGIFTKTADISADLAGKVELGIPEDDPRNPAVIADNVGDNVGDVAGMGADLFDSNVASMAAALVMGAALDQNIGGSKNVAMVFCYAAMGLLASIIGVATARMGKNDNPTFALNSSTYVTTAVFGVLTAAGTALFGMEWRIWGASIVGLLVGVIIGIASDYFTDDRRNPVRKTARASESGPAFTILSGMSYGFLSTLPALAGIGISALISYKLCEPLGSDYALFGISMAAVGMLSIVGMIISNDAYGPIVDNARGLAEMGDLGDEVLDITDSLDSAGNTVKAVTKGFAIGAAGLTVIALLGAFISEVNVAAAEAGLVAAGEKYLNGFDVMNPEVFFGMLVGAAIPAVFSAMLMLGVNRNAQRMVEEIHRQFREIVGLKEGKKGVVPEYDRCIEIATHGAIHELIPAGLMSIIATLAVGFIGGVTAIGGFLVGNIVSGLLLALFMSNTGGLWDNSKKYVESGNHGGKGSEAHKAAVIGDTVGDPFKDTAGPSINTQITVVSLVSSLMSSLFLMFSLL
- a CDS encoding glutathione peroxidase, with protein sequence MTIYDFKVKNNKGEEVSLETYKGKVLLVVNTATKCGLTPQYKELGELYDKYKDKGLEILDFPCNQFLEQAPGTDAEISEFCTLNYGTKFPRFSKVQVNGPDTHPLYAWLKEQAPVDKGNEETAAFEEKVKGLVSFDEEGAIKWNFGKFLIDKEGHVKNRFSPAYNPSLLEKEIEELL